Proteins encoded in a region of the Chryseobacterium piperi genome:
- a CDS encoding DegT/DnrJ/EryC1/StrS family aminotransferase translates to MIPITQPFLPPKEEYNQYLEGIWKRNWLTNMGPLASQLEMELKDHLKLNHLLFVTNGTVAIQMAIKALEITGEVITTPFSFIATTSSIVWEGCTPVFVDIDPKSLCIDPLKIEAAITEKTTAILATHVYGNPCDVEAIDIIARKHNLKVIYDAAHAFGIEINGKSIFEYGDISTCSLHATKLYHSIEGGLIVTKNPKLLKKLAHIRNFGISGFDSFSELGLNGKNSEFHAAMGLANLKYISQIHKKRKALTALYDEKLKTLKAVKPLWHSKATENYSYYPIVLESEELLLKLKKEMDSQEIFTRRYFYPSLASALPYLPKLELPITEDIAKRALCLPLYYDMTFEEVELIARLLLRIQNN, encoded by the coding sequence ATGATTCCTATTACCCAACCCTTTCTTCCGCCGAAAGAAGAATATAATCAATATTTAGAAGGTATCTGGAAAAGGAACTGGCTTACCAATATGGGGCCTTTGGCCAGCCAACTGGAAATGGAGCTTAAAGATCATCTCAAATTAAATCATTTATTATTTGTTACCAACGGTACAGTTGCAATACAAATGGCTATCAAAGCTCTCGAAATTACAGGAGAAGTAATCACAACACCATTTTCATTTATAGCGACTACCAGTTCTATTGTATGGGAAGGTTGCACTCCGGTCTTTGTAGATATAGATCCTAAAAGCTTATGTATAGATCCTTTAAAAATTGAAGCTGCAATTACAGAAAAAACAACTGCAATTCTTGCCACTCATGTATACGGAAATCCTTGTGATGTTGAAGCAATAGATATTATTGCCAGAAAACATAATTTAAAAGTAATTTATGACGCTGCTCATGCTTTTGGGATAGAAATAAATGGGAAGTCTATTTTTGAATATGGTGATATTTCCACTTGTTCTCTTCACGCAACTAAACTTTATCACAGTATTGAAGGTGGCTTAATTGTTACAAAAAATCCCAAGTTATTAAAAAAACTGGCACATATCAGAAACTTTGGAATTTCTGGATTCGATTCTTTTTCCGAATTAGGATTGAATGGTAAAAACTCTGAATTTCATGCTGCTATGGGTTTAGCTAATCTAAAATATATCAGCCAAATACATAAAAAAAGAAAAGCTCTTACTGCTTTGTATGATGAAAAGCTTAAGACTCTAAAGGCTGTCAAGCCTCTTTGGCATTCTAAAGCTACAGAGAATTATTCTTATTACCCTATTGTTTTAGAGAGTGAGGAACTTTTATTAAAACTAAAAAAAGAAATGGATAGTCAGGAAATCTTTACGCGAAGATATTTTTATCCCAGTTTGGCATCTGCTTTACCTTATCTTCCAAAATTAGAATTACCTATTACTGAAGATATTGCTAAAAGGGCTTTATGTCTTCCTCTTTATTATGATATGACTTTTGAAGAGGTTGAACTTATTGCTAGACTGCTGTTAAGAATCCAAAATAATTAA
- a CDS encoding dTDP-4-amino-4,6-dideoxyglucose formyltransferase, with translation MFNNILVISDNAFLCKKLENILIEKLNDEQNVNFAISPFSTINDFKGFIKSEVFILDLKNENDIHHITDKYDLVLSIHCKQFFPNNLIDRVKCINIHPGYNPINRGWYPQVFSILHNLPIGATIHEIDNKLDHGPIIDRAFVEKSIDDTSGSLYDKILEKEIELFNKNVEAILNNTYETFFPENEGNIFLKKDFNNLCKIDLQEQTTTGQFINKLRALSHKSFKNAYFIDPKSGKKVFISINIEASKD, from the coding sequence ATGTTTAACAATATTTTAGTGATTTCAGATAATGCATTTCTGTGTAAAAAACTAGAAAATATACTTATAGAAAAACTAAACGATGAACAAAATGTAAATTTCGCCATCAGCCCTTTTTCTACAATTAATGACTTTAAGGGCTTTATTAAGTCTGAGGTATTTATTTTGGATTTAAAAAATGAAAATGACATTCATCATATTACAGACAAATATGATCTTGTACTATCAATCCATTGTAAACAGTTTTTCCCCAACAATCTGATCGATCGAGTTAAGTGTATTAATATTCATCCAGGATATAATCCCATAAATAGAGGCTGGTATCCACAAGTTTTTTCTATTCTTCATAATCTTCCTATAGGAGCCACAATTCATGAAATAGACAATAAACTTGATCATGGCCCTATTATTGACAGAGCATTTGTAGAGAAAAGTATTGATGATACATCCGGAAGTTTATATGATAAGATTCTGGAAAAAGAGATTGAATTGTTTAATAAGAATGTAGAAGCTATATTAAATAATACGTACGAAACTTTTTTTCCAGAAAACGAAGGAAACATTTTTTTAAAGAAAGACTTTAACAATCTCTGTAAGATTGACTTACAAGAACAGACAACTACCGGGCAATTTATAAATAAACTGAGAGCTCTTTCTCATAAAAGCTTTAAAAATGCTTACTTTATTGATCCTAAAAGCGGAAAAAAAGTTTTCATATCAATTAATATTGAAGCTTCTAAAGATTAA
- a CDS encoding glycosyltransferase family 2 protein, whose translation MKKDFLVTVSMPNYGQEKFISEAILGVLSQKANFEIELIVTDDCSPDNTKDVVQNIIETHPNGHWIKYIRHTKNKGAIPNFAWTISQAKGKYIAVCEGDDYWTNPLKLQKQVDFLEQNPTYSITFHKVQETGGSENEIISSPSKEETYTILDLAKGNFIHTPSVVFRKNFEELPEWFKYSPIGDYPLHLLNAAYGLIKYFPDEMAVYRVGSGIWSSKSTVYKLINTIFSLKFLLEYFKENKPVFESLKKQYDNYYAAIIKPIEAKEILESNIKDYRFLEKIISFSSILKILKIKLCKKIGIANSR comes from the coding sequence ATGAAAAAAGATTTTCTAGTTACTGTCTCAATGCCCAACTATGGCCAAGAAAAATTTATTTCAGAAGCTATATTAGGGGTTTTATCTCAAAAAGCAAATTTTGAAATAGAACTCATTGTAACTGATGATTGTTCTCCGGATAATACTAAAGATGTTGTTCAGAACATTATAGAAACACACCCTAATGGACACTGGATCAAATATATAAGACACACTAAAAATAAAGGTGCTATTCCCAACTTTGCATGGACTATCTCTCAAGCAAAAGGCAAGTATATAGCAGTTTGCGAAGGGGATGATTATTGGACAAACCCTTTAAAGCTTCAAAAGCAAGTTGATTTTTTAGAGCAAAATCCTACATATAGTATCACATTCCATAAAGTACAAGAAACAGGTGGTTCTGAAAATGAAATAATAAGCAGTCCTTCAAAAGAAGAAACATATACAATATTGGATTTAGCAAAAGGTAATTTTATACATACTCCTTCAGTTGTTTTCAGGAAAAATTTTGAAGAACTTCCTGAATGGTTTAAGTACTCTCCCATCGGAGACTATCCTCTGCACCTACTTAATGCTGCTTATGGTCTGATAAAATATTTCCCAGATGAAATGGCTGTGTACAGAGTTGGAAGCGGAATTTGGAGCTCTAAAAGCACAGTCTATAAACTTATAAATACTATTTTTTCCTTAAAATTCCTTTTGGAGTACTTCAAAGAAAACAAACCAGTTTTTGAAAGCCTAAAAAAACAATATGACAATTATTATGCTGCTATTATAAAACCTATTGAGGCAAAAGAAATACTAGAATCTAATATAAAAGACTATAGATTTTTGGAAAAGATAATTAGTTTTAGTAGCATTTTAAAAATATTGAAAATCAAGCTTTGCAAAAAGATAGGAATAGCAAACTCAAGATAA
- a CDS encoding glycosyltransferase family 2 protein, whose amino-acid sequence MKLSVALCTYNGSRYIEKQLLSIINQTIVPDEIIICDDRSSDNTVQIIENFIKTHPDINIKIFINESSLRTIKNFEKAVSLCSGDWLFLSDQDDMWKKNKVEKMLNFIAQNSETLLLFTDGQLVDENDSNLESSLWEKWKFNPEIRKKWLNNENAFEDLVHNKNYVTGATVMISRKLLKDTLPFDIPKGYYHDCWLAVNAAGLNGLRYMNECLIDYRIHQQQQVGITSGGNDISNIMIETNISQKQYIKKLYRKYTPKKLNLFQRLISNLYK is encoded by the coding sequence ATGAAATTATCCGTAGCATTATGCACATATAATGGCTCTCGCTATATAGAAAAACAATTACTAAGCATTATCAATCAGACTATTGTTCCTGATGAAATTATTATTTGTGATGATCGGTCAAGCGATAATACAGTACAAATTATAGAAAATTTCATTAAAACACATCCTGATATAAATATTAAAATTTTTATTAATGAGAGCAGCCTTCGCACCATTAAAAATTTTGAAAAAGCAGTATCTCTTTGCAGTGGTGATTGGCTTTTTTTATCTGATCAAGATGATATGTGGAAAAAAAACAAAGTAGAAAAAATGCTGAATTTTATAGCTCAAAATTCTGAAACACTACTACTTTTTACAGATGGACAGTTAGTTGATGAAAATGATTCCAATCTAGAAAGCTCTTTGTGGGAAAAATGGAAATTTAATCCCGAAATAAGAAAAAAGTGGCTGAATAATGAAAATGCTTTTGAAGATTTGGTACATAACAAAAACTACGTAACGGGAGCCACTGTAATGATCTCTCGAAAACTATTAAAAGATACTTTACCATTTGATATACCTAAAGGTTATTATCATGATTGCTGGCTTGCAGTAAATGCTGCAGGATTAAATGGGCTTAGATATATGAATGAATGTCTAATTGATTACAGAATACACCAGCAACAACAGGTAGGAATTACATCAGGAGGCAATGATATTTCAAATATTATGATAGAAACAAATATTTCTCAAAAACAGTACATAAAAAAACTATATAGAAAATACACTCCTAAAAAACTGAATTTATTTCAACGACTTATTTCAAATTTATATAAATAA
- a CDS encoding glycoside hydrolase family 99-like domain-containing protein, giving the protein MKLRPIAIHLPQFHPFPENDNWWGKGFTEWTNVTKARPLYEGHYQPHLPTDLGFYDLRLADCRLEQEKLAKEYGFYGFCYYHYWFNGKLLMERPIEEKLKNLEEDFPFMLCWANENWTRVWDGGEKNVLMEQDYNMEDHIAHIRYLIPFFKDKRYIKIDGKAAFAVYRTTKIPNFDKVAEIWREEARKHDVELYITRFESFGERGEKYMSENIDASIEFQPHSGVKILSDSRRQEYLIKKQNYKTLRNEISLATIKQSYDHWSKKLKFKKTVGQEKPSGDIIEYSDFIETDITYDKADKINYKFYRCACPGFDNTARRSKDYLILKDSTPELFKHWIKEKLKLFKPYSKEENLFFINAWNEWAEGNYLEPSRKWGRAYLEVIKDIFK; this is encoded by the coding sequence ATGAAATTAAGACCAATTGCCATACACTTACCTCAATTTCATCCATTCCCGGAAAATGATAATTGGTGGGGAAAAGGCTTTACAGAATGGACTAATGTAACCAAAGCTCGTCCTCTTTATGAAGGGCATTACCAGCCGCATCTTCCTACAGATCTGGGATTCTATGACCTTCGTCTCGCAGATTGTAGATTGGAGCAAGAAAAACTGGCAAAAGAATATGGTTTTTATGGTTTCTGTTATTATCATTATTGGTTTAATGGGAAACTCCTAATGGAAAGACCTATAGAAGAAAAATTAAAAAATCTGGAAGAAGACTTTCCCTTCATGTTATGCTGGGCTAATGAAAACTGGACAAGAGTATGGGATGGTGGTGAAAAAAATGTATTGATGGAACAAGATTACAATATGGAAGATCATATTGCTCATATTCGATACCTTATCCCTTTCTTTAAAGATAAAAGATATATAAAAATTGACGGAAAGGCTGCTTTTGCAGTTTATAGAACTACTAAAATTCCCAATTTTGATAAAGTGGCAGAAATCTGGAGAGAAGAAGCAAGAAAGCATGATGTAGAACTTTATATTACCAGATTTGAAAGCTTTGGTGAAAGAGGCGAAAAATATATGTCAGAAAATATTGACGCAAGTATTGAGTTTCAACCTCATTCCGGAGTTAAAATTTTAAGTGACTCTAGGCGTCAAGAGTATTTAATTAAAAAGCAGAATTATAAAACTTTAAGAAATGAAATCAGTCTTGCTACAATTAAACAAAGTTACGACCATTGGTCTAAAAAATTAAAATTCAAAAAAACAGTAGGACAGGAAAAACCGAGTGGGGATATTATAGAATACTCAGATTTTATTGAAACAGATATTACTTATGACAAAGCTGACAAAATAAATTACAAATTCTATAGATGTGCTTGTCCAGGCTTTGACAATACAGCCAGAAGGTCTAAAGATTATCTCATATTAAAAGACTCAACACCTGAATTATTTAAACATTGGATTAAAGAAAAATTAAAGTTATTCAAGCCTTACAGTAAAGAAGAAAACCTATTCTTTATAAATGCGTGGAATGAATGGGCAGAGGGTAATTATCTGGAACCTAGTAGAAAATGGGGAAGAGCTTATTTAGAAGTGATCAAAGACATTTTTAAATAA